catatgaaacaggtaagaaaagggaatgatACGGTAAGTATGTAATTGGGATgtattatgatgttataaaaagGTTTAATGAgataaatgatgtattcatATGATAGTAAATTGCTTATGCTTTGAATGAATCTATCGATGTCATGAATAAATACactgaattgaaaattaataatgttgttgaggcttatgataagcattgggaACGGAaaggaaagtaagtaaattgaaaggtgtataattttatagaaaggttgatggttatacattatgtcccataaaatcctttcatgttttgaattataattatatgtgacataaatgaatttaCTCATTGACGAGTTGGTAATTATGGTTTGgtaaatcttgaggcattggtataggtttagaTTTAACCTATaatattcattattaaaatgtaatattatgtttatgaattatacgagcttactaagcattcattgcttatatggttttctttcctttacttttcagattatcgaaagctcgatcaggttggaagctcgtctgagatctatcacactatccagcgattatatcaataaattttgatgtcttggttaaggttataatggcatgtataggtgaacttATGGTTGATAATTAGCTGAATGTTAGTTGATGTGTTTGACATGTATATGACATTTTGGGTGATGTAGCCTTGGTACATTTAGTGTcttgttgatatgtgttaatttcatATTGTGTTAAAGCATGGTTGAATGACCAAAgtgatatatgatgaattgacctcaacatggtcaagatatggtatgctttggaaaggttttgaacTAGATATTGCATGAATCTAATACAGTATGTTTTTGCATGGAAACAAGTTAATTGATAATTGGATAAATATGCACATGAATGAGTGTTTTTGGTTGATGTTTTAGCCATTATGTTTTGACTTGCGAATTTGGTATTTTCAatgattgaaatggttgatatgtggatatatatatatatgtgtgtgtgtgtggcCTTTTAATGGATGACTTTATAGCCTTTTAGATGGCCTTGGTGGTTGGAGTTGAAATGGTCATTTGAAGTTGTGTTTTGAATAACCAAATTGGcatgtttgaatgtgattttggCATGTGGTCAATTATGTTATAACTTGTTATggaattaaactatatatatatgtctaagTTATGGTCAAATATGTATGAGttagatatatgtatatttgggatgcatgaaaactatagtTCAAATGATAAGTTTTAATCACAAGGTATAAGTTAAGCatggtatgttttaaaatggtagcAAGATGATCAACTATGCATATGGTTATACAAGTttaattgttgtgattgaggtgcctttttgggcatattggttgcgTTATGTATCTTATTTGGATAGCTTGATGTTGTATGGTTTAGTGTACTTTAGGATGCTTGATTACATATGGTAAATTGGTTATAGTTGTGTGCATGAATGgatgagaaaaatggcttggaaatggcttATTTTTAGTCTACAAGGTcagagacacggacgtgtgtctcagccgtgtgtgacacacagacaagcgacatggccgtgtgtcccccgtagttttttaaaggtttcattttgagagttacacgaTCTGATACACGAGcgtatggcttggccatgtgacccaagtcaaagagttacacgggcttggacacaggctgggacacggccatgtgtccctacttcgaatgtccacactaCCTGAGACACAGGTGTGTCTCTCAGCTGTATGACCCttacagttttgaaaattttatattttcttgataaattctaaatgtttccaatttagtcccgatttgtttctaatgtgtttttagggcctcgagggctcatataagggacaaatGTATGTCATTGATGGAATTTGTTATGATTAATGCTGTGaagtaaattatttatatttttgatagatttgaaattaaactccggtaatgctctgtaaccctattctggcgacgaatatgggttaggggtgttacacaagtCTTTTGTGCCATAAATAAGACTCATCTACTGAGCTGGTGTAGGCTTTTGAAGCCACCAAGTTCCAATCCAAGACAAAACTCCTGTGATTTATTGCAACTGACACTATTTCTTATCCTAGTGAGTCAAATATCATGCAACCcctatctttaaaaataatggtgtagTTTTTCTCAAGCAACTAACCGATGCTAAGGAGATTTTGATCAAATTCAGACACTAAAAGAACATTTGAGATTGCTTTAGTACCTGATAGAGTGCTGATTAGCACATCTCCTTTTCCCTTAGCCTCATTGAACTAACCATTTTCAATCTTGATCCTTGAGGTGAAGCTTCTATCAGTCCCTTTGAAGATGCTTTCATTTGAGGTCACTAGATTGGTGCAACCACTATCAATCAACCAATTCTTCTTGACTTTGTTGTTGGTTGCAAAACAAGAAGCAATTAACACTTGCTCCTCCTAAGCTTGATTTCCATCAGTAGCCTGAGCTTGAACATTGTGTTGTTGCTTATTCCCTTTGTTTTTTCACACTCTCTCCATGTGACCAAGTTGTTTGTAGGCTCTACATTGGATGTCTGGCCTGAACCAACAGTATTTCTCCAACTATGTGGTCTTCTTGCAGTAAGAGCATTGTGGATAGCATTTATCAACTTAGACAGAAAAATTGTTGACAAATCCCTCGAATCTTCCAAGGATAAGATCTTTGACTCATATTTTTTAAGGAGAGTTGTAATGACTTTCTCCACAATTCTGTTGTCATTAAACTGGTCTCCAATAAGTCTAATGTTGTTGACAATAGCCATAATCCTGTCTAAATACTGCTTGACAGTCTGAGCCTCCTTCATCTTCAAGTTCTCAAAATCTCTCCTCAAATTGATGAGTTGTTGTTGCCTTGTCTTTTCTGAGTCATGGAACTCCTCCTTCAGCTTATCCCAAGCTTGTTTGAGAGTTTCACAGGCCATGATTCTAGTGAAGATCACATCCGATACACCATTCTACAAGCATAACATTGCTTTATATTTCTTGACACACTCATCACCGTGTTGCCTTACCTGAGCAATGGTTGGGTTTGCTCTCAAGAGTGGTGGCTCCCTATCAGCCTCGACTACTTCCCATAAATCATAGGCCTAGAGGTAAGTCTTCATTCCACAAACAACCataacaaaaaacaaaatagattctctttctcgatgaAAAAACACACAAACAAAGAAATGGCCCTTGAAGACAACAAGATCTAAATACCAACTATTGTTGTTAACTAAGAGAGAAAATAGAGAATAGatgaaaaacaacaacaaaagaagaaaaaaatttatctatGTTCATTCCACTAAACATTATGGAAACTTGTTTAAAGGTAACTTGTACATAAAAAGAACTAACAAATCAAGTTAATTATCACTAAACATCAGTGTATTAGCAAACTAGAgctaaaacttaacaaaattaaGCTACAAATGAACTAACCAGAACTAGCATGCAACTAAATAGAATTTGCATGCACCAAGGCTCATTTAGCCACATGATTGGCCAACTTGTAACAAATACTATCTAATATAGACACCGCTTTTCAAATATGCAATcatttggttaaaaattttagtcatATCTTTCTGGATTGTCTCATTGCAAGAGTTGTTTGGTTTGGCAGCATTACTTGAGAATTCATTCATCTTAACTTACTAAAATTAGCACTTCAGcattaattaaatcttaatcATTTCCCCTCAAAAGGATGCCATAGATTTGGCAAACCAGACAATTTGAATGGTAGATGTTTGTGGAATATATGGCCTCAAAGGGACAAAGTGTGCTTAAACAATAAAACTTTCAGCCAAAGTAAGAAACCTTTCAAATCAATCAAATGATAGTTGTGGGGGCAAAGTTTTAGACAAGGTAAAGGTTTGATaaggaattgaataaaattaaccATGTTCGATAGGAAACTAAATATGTTGATCATTTCCATATAGCATTCATTGCTTtcgaaaggaaagaaagaggaCTGTTGGATTTGGAGGGTCAATCATGATCACCGGGAGAAATGTCAAACAATGGTTCAATACTACAACACTTTTAACTCACCAGGATAGAACATTTTGCAAGTTATTCTTACTTCATAAGGTACTATTAGTtgcaaagaaaatgaattttagaaATATGAAACGCATGGAAAAGGACTGCAGGATCTTGAAGCTCATGCATAACAATGCTACCAAGTGGCACTAAAGATAAAAGCCCTTAAtagaagaaataaacaaatcGAAACATATTGCAGGCTTTGCACCAAGAACTCAGGGCAACGAAGAACTTGTGGAAGCAGGGAAATAGGCTTTAACCTTGTTAAAGATAAGATTCTGTCATTCCATAACTTGTCATTTATTCTTGTTTGTTTGCTTTTTCCCAATGCTTGTTAATTGGACTCTataccaacaaaaaaaaagcttaataACTTTTTTGGCCCATGTGCTAGAGCTAAATTAACACTTTAGtacttgtattaattttttatcaatttagccCTTGTACTTTCATTTTGTATACCCATTATTCACATATTTTGCAATAACCCTAGAGACTATGGTGCCAAAAAATATAGTTTTGAGACCCCATTTTCGTAAACTGATCCcatagatatttttattaaatatttatagagttatatTATAGGAGAATTTAGTTTTGGATAAGTATTTTTTAccgaattagtgattaattatggtataaggactaaattgtaaaattagtaaaagtttGATCGTTAAAGATTTTCTTCATTAGAAAATGAACTAAggatttaaatggaaattatacCACTTTAGGATTTTAATGCATGGTTGGTggcttattttgttaaaaattgttaaaaattttatttaattaaaattttatattattaaaataacttagCATGGTGGAAATAAAGAGAATTcatcctttttctttccatGCATGCCGAAattggaagaagaagaagaaaatttgacCTTGGGGTTTCAAATTTGAGGCTTtaattggttagtgcaatttagtttttttcttgtaaattttatgtttttgaggtcatgatagcttaatctaactagcccatgtattaaattttaaaaattttaaagttttagaaagttaccattgttgatttcttaaagttttaggtgttaaattgatagattttaagcttagagatgaaaaatgactaaattgtaaagttaattgatagtttagtacaatagggactaaactggataaaatgcaaaagttgttatagaaataaaaaataagaggTCCCAAACGGACAATAATGAAATCGGGTTGCAATTTGGAgttctaaattgaaatttatgttaatctcggttttagggactaaattgaataaaagggaAAATTCTTATGATTTGAcaattgattctaattttggTAAAGTATTAATGATATTGTATGTTTATGTTAATTCGTAGCTAATGTTGACCTAGATTTAtcaagagggaaaggaaaagccAAAGCCGTTACAAATAGCTCGAAGTTCTCGATTTGTATTTCGACAATTTGAATTGCTTAAATTGTTGCATAGTTGCATTACATAACATGGTAAGGTATTGAGGTAAGTTGAGTTTGATTAGTTGGAATGAATTGGCATGAAAATGCTTGATTTTAGAGATggatgactaaattgaataagattAAGAATAatgtaaatcaataaaaatgtgaaattgatttcGTATTGAGATGATTCATGTTATTATGCATACGAAATGATTATCtgattgatgaattgaattggaTAAATTGTGAATCAATTATAAATGGAAACTGAATGGTTATTACCTTATTAACTGTTCGAGTAGGgtcggatataattggcatgccataggatagatCGAGTATGGGTTACTTCGACTATGAGTCAATGAGTGTTGGGCACATTTGTACTTCGGTTATATCAATAAGCGTTGGgcgtaatttatttatttagacaatgccaaattggtgtgttggttggtttCGTGTATCTGTTCAAGTCCGAGTTAGGTTAATAGGGGTTAAATGTGTGAAGATTCAATAATGTTCTTTGATATGAACTGAAATTGTGAAAGAGTATGTGAACCGGTTATAAACCAAAAGTTTGAAATGGAAATTTGGATGaatatattgatttgatttggAATAGGTATGCTAATATAGTATATTCTTAAACCAGCTAATGAAACaagattaaatgaaattatatggCATAAATGATGTATTTAGCATGATGATTTTCATTGTTGTAAAAGACAAGATTGTTGAATGTCATTTGTTAACTTAACTTACAATTGTGTATTcgaattgtagaaataccattgagtttatactcagcgtacgatttTTATTTTCCGTACGCAAGTTAGGTCCAGTTCATGATCCCAAATATCAGTTCGGCATCTAGCCAACAACCCCTATCTCAGCAAAGTTCGCGTTAGTTTTATCTTGTGTTGGAggggcatgtacctaggttggtTCCTTTTGGCATAAACtatgtttatattattgtttatgttGTACTAATGGTGTATGTTTTGgtcaaataaaagtaaattggtAAGTATTTTTTATTGTGGTTGATGTGGtatgaaatgttttattttgattgaattAGTGAAGTAGGAAAGTATGCTATGTTGAAGTGTAATGAGATGGTATGAGATGGATATGGCTaggttgtatatatataaggcaTGTGAATAGGTAAGTAAATGTGATAATAATAGCTAATACTTTGTTGAATTTGGCATGTCTTGATGATGCTTGGAAGATTTATAGGTACTTAAATTGGTAATCGAAATGGAGAATGGCATGAAATATGCTAGTAAGTAACTAATGTATGATTAAAGGTCTTAGTAGGTAAAAACGATAAGTATATGAATGGTTTAAATTGTTGATATGAGTTATAAAGATGTAGAATGTTGTTTAGATATGAATTGAATGTCTTTGTGTTTGTTATAGTATGACTGaaaatgttttggtatgttggTGATGATTATGAACAAGTTTTGAAGGTGCTTTAAGACACCATTTGTATGAATTTTTAGTTTGGGCATGGAATGGGCATAAAATGAAGTTTTTGACATTTTAGTACTGAAGTATCGATATCATGGAAGTAGGCATCGATACTTgacatttcaatcaattttttcaaacaaacagaatgccaaaatggtatTGATATCGAACTAAAGTATCAATACCCTATATCATGGTATCAATACTTTACAAGGGTATCAGTACACTTGTActtgatttagtttttataaaagaaacatattCATAAAACAGTATCGATATTTAAGGTAGAGTATCGATACCATAGggcaagtatcgatacttattgattttagatgaaatttccAAACATCGAAGCTAATTTTGGTATTGGTACCTTTCAAGGGTATAAGTACCtgttacaaaattttgaaaatttacaaattgacccTATTTCATGACCGGACTATCAATTAATTTCCCATAAGCTCAACTTAATCTTGAAAAGTCTATTTATCATACTATGattgtaattataaaatgttagtatgcttaattgatttatttgcAATGTTCTTTATCCGTAGTTGCTTCTACAACAGATGTGACATCTCGTAACTCGGATCTAGCGATCAAGTTGGGTATTAGGATGTTATatattttctgttaaaaaaagttaaatcaaCCAATGTAACACCGCCACGtcttaattaaagtaaaaaaatcttaattttttaaaaatattattgaatttagaaatgccattaaaatccaaaaaatctaaaaaacccccaaaaaatcttaaaacttgaaaatctattaaacaaattaaaaagaaaatcgtaacttatttttgaaaattatagtatgcgaaacttcaaaaatatttgaaaattttaaaacttttcataaaacttttaaaaaaatcatttgtttgGAATTCTAGGTTTTtagaaaatcttaaaattttatgaaacttttaaatgattttattatatattttgaaaattttaggaatttttgaatttttattttaaataaaatttaattttttagtaaaaatatcataaaattctttaaaaattaattcaatggaatagatgtagttaaataatctctTAGAAACATATAAgaaaaactcaagaaaaatgattaattaaaagttaagcTTATGTATGGAATTAGAATGTTAGAAAGATCAATAaatcaacaaatcaattaaacatttaacCTCGtctgtttaaaaaaaagaagaagaagaagaagaaagatttgTACTCTCATAACTCAAGTcaaataactctcaaaatgctcaaaaaaaatCTTTAGACATCTTTTTATTCACTGGTCTCTAATCccatttaaagaattttatggtatttttactaaaaactcataatttcttaaaaatgtaaaaggaatttcaaaattcaaaaatcctaagccttttaaaatatatatcataaaattatttaaatattttaagattttcttaaaaaatctaGAATTCCAAACAAAcgctttatttaaaattttatgaattttttaagttttgcatacttataattttaaatatatatattttcttataatttttaaaaataggttatgattttttaatttttaataattttctaatttttaagattttttggGTGGTTTGTtgagatttttgaaatttttaatgatttttaaaaagaattttgttatttttaaaattttaatttttacttttgattGACACCTGGCAGCATGACATTGgcttatttaacttttttaatggaaaatataTAGATGGGTCACCAGGTATACAGAACGAAAGTATAGGGGggaaactaataaaaaataatataggtaccaaagtgataATTTAGCTATAGTAAAGGGGCCAAAGAGgtattaaaccaaaaaaaactcTCAGGTAGACGAACGTTCTATGCCGATGCTTGTTCTAATCTTGAATAAGAAACTAAAAGCGTAGAACATTAGTCAGTCAACGAGTTGGACAAGAAACTAACTAATTTTTACGACTACCTGACTTTTTTGGCTCTGCTAACGTCACTAGTTTTAGTAATTGAATTTCCTTCTCATTTCCTTTCCCATAGatttcagaaaagaaaaaagacatgGAGAAGAACCCAGACTTGTCTTCAGTTAATTGTTTCCTGTTCAAGGAACTTAGTACTTTACCACAACCCTAGATTTTCAGACCGGAACAACAAAAAGTAGACCATGTTAGAAGACAAAGCTTACTCATGCTGCTCTTTAGTTATTCGCATATTCTTAATCCTAATTACAGGTTGAAACCCATTCGCTTATTATTATctaaattccttttttttttcctttattattacAGTTTTGTTACTCTTATAGGCATATATGTCCTGCTAAcctcaaatgttttttttaaacagttctagtttaattatattatatctttgatatgtttaaaCAAAGACTTCTATATCTTGTCCATGTTTTTCGGAGGTGAAAATTTTTAGTGTTAGTCCTATCATTTACTCATGGTGATCCATTACAAGTTGTTTGAATTTGCAGCTTTTGCTGCTGTTTCAGGAAATTCTCTAGACACAGACAAAGAAGTCCTGCTGAACCTGAAATCATTTCTGGAAGAACAAAACCGAGTTAATCGAGGAAGATACACAGAATGGAATGAAAAGAGCTCAAATCCATGTGAGTGGTATGGAATCTTGTGCTCTAATGGCGAGGCGAGAATCGTTGGTATGGACCTTTCTGACAGCAATATTTCTGGGGAAATGTTCAACAACTTCTCAGCCTTAACTCACCTTCAACATCTTGATCTCTCTACAAACACGCTAAATGGAGTGATCCTTGATGATTTGAATAGATGCCACAACCTTGTGTATCTCAACTTATCACATAATATTCTCGGAGGTGAGCTGATGTTGACTGGATTGACCGGTTTAGAGAAGCTTGATTTGTCTACTAATCGGTTTCATGGGGAGGTCAAGTTTAGTTTCCCAGCAATTTGCCACAAACTAGTTGTTGCAAACCTTTCAATGAATAATTTCTGGGGTAGCACTGACTACTTCGATGGCTGCTGGAATCCGCAGTATCTGGATTTGAGCTCCAATAATTTTAGTGGTAATATTTGGACAGGGTTTGCAACGCTAATTGAGTTTTCAGTTGCTGAAAACTATTTCACAGGGTCAGTCCCGGCATCTTGTTTTATGGAGAATTGTACTGTGCAGATTTTGGATCTATAGAAAACAAATTCCAGAGTGAGGTTCCAGGGGAGATTTCGAATTGCAAGAATTTGTGTTGGATCTTAGAAAACAGAATAAGAAATTTCAGCTGAAACTTAAGCTTTAAGCTACAATATCTTGATGaacaaacaaagaaattaaGCTTAAGCTATAAGAACAGAATGCTTGCCAGAAaaccaaaagaagaagaagaatttgCTGAAAGattcattatcatttcattGAGAACAAAAGGCATTACATATACCAGGCAATCGgcttgtcaaaaaaaaaaatgaaaatgttacCTAAACATACCTAGCTCCACTAACTAAGTCTTGAAACTTATAAAACCTTGCTTGCACTCTTGGTTAAGCTGATTTATCAAATCTATTAGCACCAAATTACATCAAGCATGTCACTAACTTAGTTCTAATCTAACTAAGCAACAAAACATTAACTGAAAAGTAACATAACAGCATCATATGCTTCAGCTGCTACTCGCATGGTTCGAACTGCCTTGGTCCGCATGTAAGCCATCTTctaacactcctccttggcttGCATGTTGCAAACTCCCAACTTGGCTCTCAAATTCTTGAACCTTGACACACAAAGAGGCATTGTCAAGATATCTGTTAACTGATCTTCAGAACTGCAATGAACTAGTCTAATTTCTTGAGATTGTTCCATTTCCCTAACAAAATGAAACTTGATCTTAAAATGCTTTGTTTTCCTATGAAACACTggattctttgcaattgcaacagcagATTGGTTATCACATCTGATCTCTGTTGCTTCTCTTGGATGCAAGTTCATATCTGCCATGATCTTCCTTAATCGAATTGCTTGGTTAACAGCTCCTGCAGCTGCTACATATTCTATTTCAGTTGTTGATTGAGCAACAATAGtttgcttctttgaactccagcaaaaaaaaatagttgaacCAAGGGTAAACAAATACCTTGAAGTGCTTTTGATGTCATCTATTGATCCTGCCCAGTCATTGTCAGCAAAACCAAGGAGCTTCAAACTGTCAACCTTGGtaaatattatcccaaagtTCAGAGTGCCTTTAATGTACCTGAGGACTCTCTTTGCAGCTTGAAAATGGTTCACATTGCAGCCGTGCATGAACCTGGATAGGAGGTTGACTGCAAACATTATGTCTGGTCTTATGGCTATCAAGTAGAGCAAACATACAACTAGGCTCCTATAGGTTGATTCATTCACTTTCTCGAAATCACCCTGGCTTGTCAGCTTTTCTCCAATAACAACTGGAGAGATAGTTGCTTTACAATTCTGCATGGAGAATCTGTTCAGAATTTTCAAGGCAAATGCCTTTTGGCTTAAGAAAATCCCTTGCTGAGTCTGAAATACTTCCATGCCAAGGAAATAGGACATTTCACCTAAATCTGACATTTCAAACATGCTCTCCATTTTGCCTTTGAAATTTGAAAGCACAACATTGTTTTCACATGTTACTAACAAGTCATCCACATACAGAGACACTATAAGCAGTGTTTGGATCCACTTAGATCACTAGCATGAGTttggatccacttggatcactAATCAGGCATTCTTTTCCTTTGAATACAACTGAGTATCCTTTTTCAACTAGTTGAGCAATACTTAGTAGATTTCTATCTATTTCAGGTACTAACAAAACATTGGAAATGAGTTTGATACCTGAAGGAGTGTCATTCAGCACATCTCCCTTGCCTTCTGCTTTAATGTAGTGTCCATTGCCCACTTTTACTTTTGTGTTGAAACTTCTATCAATGCTCTTGAAAATAGCAGCATCAAGTGTCATGTGGTTTGTGTAACCACTATTATTCAGCCACCTTTTTGTGGTTTTTCTTCTAGCAGCCGAGTAGGAGACAGTAAATACTTGTTCTTCCTTATCACAACCTTCCTCTACCACTTGAGATTCTGTTCTAGGCTGTTGAGGCTAGTTTTGCTTCTGCTTGCCTTTGTTTTTGCAAACCTTCTCAACATGGCCCATCTTGCACTGTACATCAAGTCTGTACCAGCAGTTAGCTTCAGGATGGCTAACTCTTTTGCAATGTGAGTAAGGTGGATACCTTTTTCTTGCTACATCTCTTCTTGATTTGTCTGGCCAagtttattttcctttgtagCCATAGGAGCTCGAGGTTGGTCTGCTCTTGGCTTGAAAGGCACCTTCTTGATGCTCCTCATGTCTGCTAGGATTTCTTTGTTCCTAAGAATAGAGGGCATTGATTAGCTCAGCCAAAGAGATGCTTGACAGATCTCTTGAATCTTCCTGGGAAGAGATTTTGGCTTCATATCTCTCAAGTAAGGTTAAAATAACCTTTTCCACTATTCTAGCTTCACTGAATTGGTCCCCAAGCAATCTGATGCTGTTCACAATAGCCATAATTCTGTTTGAATATTGCTTAACTATTTCTGATT
The sequence above is a segment of the Gossypium raimondii isolate GPD5lz chromosome 4, ASM2569854v1, whole genome shotgun sequence genome. Coding sequences within it:
- the LOC105767728 gene encoding probable LRR receptor-like serine/threonine-protein kinase At1g74360, which gives rise to MLEDKAYSCCSLVIRIFLILITAFAAVSGNSLDTDKEVLLNLKSFLEEQNRVNRGRYTEWNEKSSNPCEWYGILCSNGEARIVGMDLSDSNISGEMFNNFSALTHLQHLDLSTNTLNGVILDDLNRCHNLVYLNLSHNILGGELMLTGLTGLEKLDLSTNRFHGEVKFSFPAICHKLVVANLSMNNFWGSTDYFDGCWNPQYLDLSSNNFSGNIWTGFATLIEFSVAENYFTGSVPASCFMENCTVQILDL